The window TCCATGTCCTCCATGTATTTCAACACCATCAAATCCAGATTTTTTAACTCTTAATGCAGCATCAGCAAATGCTTTAACTAAGTATTTAATCTCCTCTTTAGAGATCTCTTTAGCCCAAGTTCCTGTATTTTCATTTTGCATAGTTGATGGGCCCCAAATAACTCTATCTCCAACTTTATAGTTTGTCATAAATCCACCATAAACTATTTGCATGATAATATTAGCTCCATATTTGTGGATTTTATCAGTAAATATTTTGTATTCATCTATAAAACTATCATTATATATTCCCATCATTCCAGGGTTAGGTTGTTCATCTTCAGTAACAAAAGCATATCCAGTTATAAGAGTTCCTGCTCCACCTGCTGCTAGCTCTTCATATATAGCTGAAAGCTCAGGAGTCATATGACCTTTTTCATCTGCTAAATCTTCCCAAAGTGCTCCTCTTATTATTCTGTTTTTCATTTCTAAATTACCTAATTTTGTTTTATCAAAAATACTTTTCATGGTTTCTCCTTCTAACTATTTATAAATTTATATTATATGTGGATTATAATTTATTTTTTTATTTCAAACAAGTAGGCACATTTTTGTAAGGTTAGTTACAAAAAAGTAAGAATTGTGTAAAGTAAGCTATAATAGAACGAAAAATATTTTGAAATTATTTTATAATTTGACATTATTGATTGAAATGTTAAAATGAAAAAAGAATTATAAACTGAAAGGAGATGAAATGTTAAATTATAAAGATAAAAACTATTTTTGCCAATTAGATTTAGGATTGGAGTTTATTCGTGGAAAATGGAAAGGCCTTATTATTTGTCATTTAAAAAATGAACCTGTAAGATTTTTGGAGCTTCAAAGAAGAACGAAGGGTATTACTCAAAAAATATTAAATGAACAATTGAAAGCACTAGAAGAAGAAGGAATTGTTGAAAGAATTGTTTATCCAGAAGTTCCACCAAGAGTTGAATATAAGCTTACACAAAAAGGATTGGCTCTTTTACCAGCTTTAGAAATGATTGAAAAATGGGCTGAAAACTATTTAGATTCTTGTGACATTGGAGATTAAATAAAAAAGTGGAGTTATAAAGATAACTCCACTTAAAAGTTTATGAGTATTTTTTAGGGAGTAATTAAGTTATTTAAATCATAACGAATAATATTTGAGAACTTATCTTCTAAAATATCTTTAATTATATCTCTTTCGTCATCATAAAAAGTTGAATGGTCATAACTTCTTACTCTAATAGTATAATTTTCACTGAAGTCAAAATATTTTGTAAATGTTTTTCTATTCGGTGAATAAATTTTGTAAAATCCACTTATTGTAACTCTTTTATTAGCAATAAATATTTTATTTTTATCTTTTATCTCTTCTCTTGTTTCAAGTGTTCTAATATATACATTTGAGAAATTAAAATCAATAAAATAATTTTTAGATGTAGGTGTTATTGAACTTGAAAAACCTTTAAAGATGGTATAATTTCCAAGATTTCTATTAATATTCATATCAGAGGCATGAATTAATGCGTTTGTAACTAAGTAGTCTAATTTAGAAAATCCTCTGAAAGATGAAGAGATATATAGGTTGATAGTAACATCTCTTTCAAGACTCTGAATAGCACTATTTATTATATAACTATTTATATATTTATTTAAAGTTTTATAATAGTTAATATTTTGTATTTTTTGATTTCTTTGAATGTAGATTTTCTCATCTTTTAAAACAAAATCTTCAAATATCTTAGTAATTTTTAACTTTGAAGAGTTAAAATCATTGTAATCAATTTTAACTGTAGGAAATTTAGAATGTATTTTTCTAAACTCTTCAACAGTGAGTAGATATAGATTTAATGAGTTCAGATTTTGTTTTGAAAAATATTTGTTTTGAAGCAATTTATTTTTTATGGATGTAATTTCAGAGTATTGTTTTTGATATTGAGCTATACCAACACCTGAATCAGGTGAATAGTTCAACCCAGATATTAAATCAAGGGTTCCTTCAGAGGTCAATCCTCTCGAATAGTAGATCTTAATGGAATTATCAATCTTACTGTTTCCAATAGAGGTCATAATAGCACTACAACTGGTTAAAAATAATATCGAAAAAAATATTAGAGCGATTTTAAAAAAAGAATATTTTTTCATAATTGAGGATCCTTTCATTATTAATATAATAGCTAATTATAACATAGATTTCAAAAAAATAATAAGTATATATTTTTCACAAGGTTATTGAACTTTACATACAAATATGGTATTATAATCAATAAAAGTTTACTCGTATATTTTGGAAATAAGGTCCAAAAGTTTCTACGTCCTAACCACAAATATGGATGCTATGGGTAGAGATTATACTAAAAATCTCTTAAAAATCTATTTTAAGTGGTAATTGAGTGTAAATTCTATCCTAGATTAGAGTTTACACTTTTTTTATTATTTAATCGGAGGTTTTTTGTGAAACAAATTTTAATAAAGAATGCATATATAGTTTCTATGAATGCAAAAAGAGAAATTTTTAACAACGGTTCTATCTTAATCGAAAATGATAGAATAAAAGAGATTGGAAAAATAGATGAGAAAAAGTTATTAGCAGATGTAGAAGTTTTAGATGCAAAGGGGAAAATTGTATTACCAGGATTTGTAAATACTCATGTTCATTTATCTCAGCAACTAGGAAGAGGGATTGCAGATGATGTGGATCTTTTAACTTGGTTAAGAGAGAGAGTTTGGCCATATGAAAGTAGTTTTGATTATGAAAGTTCTTTAATATCATCAACAGCTTGTTGTGTTGAGATGATAAAATCTGGAGTTACAACATTTTTAGAATCTGGTGGACAATATGTGGATGCTATGGTTGAAGCGGTAAAAACTACAGGAATTAGAGCAGCACTTTCAAAATCAGTTATGGATGAGGGCGTTGGACTTCCAGAAAACTGGATAAAAACAGCGGATGAAGAGATTGCAACTCAAAAAGATTTATATGATAGATTTAATAATACCGCAGATGGAAGAGTAAAAATATGGTTTGCATTGAGAACTATATTTAATAATTCGGATGAGTTAATATTAAAAACAAAAAAGATTGCAGACGAGTTAAATACAGGAATTCATATGCATATAGCAGAGATAGCAGCAGAGAATGATTATGTAAAAGCGAATAGAGGAGATTCAACAGTAGAGCATCTACATAAATTAGGTGCTTTAGGACCAAATTTATTAGCGGTTCATACAGTTTGGCTAACTGATAGAGAGATAGATCTGTTTAGACTATATGATGTAAAAGTATCACATAATCCAGCAGCAGCAATGAAAGTTGTTTTAGGATTTGCAAGAATTCCAGAGATGTTAGAAAAAGGATTGAATGTTTCTATAGGAACAGATGGAGCACCTTCTAATAATAGAATGGATATGATGAGGGAGATGTATTTAACATCACTTATTCATAAAGGAAGAACTTTAAATCCAAAAGCTGTTCCAGCAGAGCAAGTATTAGAGATGGCAACAGTTCACGGAGCTAAATGTGCACTATTAGATAAAGAGATAGGAAGTTTAGAGGTTGGAAAAAAAGCTGACTTAATAGTTTTAAATCCAAATACACTTCACTCATTACCACTTCATGACCCTATAGCTAATATAGTTTATACAATGTCGAGTGAAAATGTTGAATCGACGATGTGTAATGGTCAGTGGTTAATGAAAAATAGAGAGATTTTAGTTTTAGATGAAGCTGATTTAATTGAAAAATTAAAAATCAAGGCAGAAGAGATAAAAAAGAAAGCAAAGATTGAGTTACCAAATAGATTTCCAGTAGTGGACATAATATAGTGGAGGATAAAGTGAGCACATTAACAGATAAATTAAATAGATTTTTTAAGATAGAGGAGAGAGGAAGTTCTGTTAGAACAGAGGTTTTAGGCGGACTTACAACGTTTTTAACAATGGCATATATAGTATTCGTTAATCCAGCAATACTATCAGCTACTGGAATGGATAAAGGAGCACTAATAACAGTTACATGTTTAGCGACAGCGATTGGTACTGGAATAGCTGCACTGTGGGCAAATGCACCATTTGCTTTAGCACCAGGAATGGGATTGAATGCATTCTTTACTTATACACTAGTTTTAGGGCAAGGAGTTTCTTGGGAGGATGCATTAGGTGTTGTATTTATATCAGGACTATTCTTCTTGCTTATGACACTAGGTGGAATAAGAGAAAAGATAGCAAATGCTATTCCATCAGTTGTTTCAACAGCGGCGACATCAGGAATTGGATTATTTATAGCATTCATAGGACTTAAAAATATGGAGGTAATTGTAGCCAATCCAGCAACTTTTGTAGGATTAGGAAAGTTCTCTTTACCAACTGTTTTAGGAATTTTAGGATTGGCTATAATGGCTGTTTGTGAGATAAAAAGAGTTAGAGGTGGAATTTTAATAAGTATAGCAATAACAACTATAATTGGTATGTTTTTAGGAATAGTAGATGCACCAACAGCAATAGTTTCAATGCCACCGGCAATAACACCGATCTTTATGAAGGTTAATATTTTAGGAGCTTTAAAAATATCATTAATAGGATCGATTTTCTCGTTTATGTTTATAGATTTATTTGATTCTTTAGGATTTATGATGGCTTGTTATAAAAATATGGGACTAGTTCAAGGGGATGAAGGAGCAAAAGGTTTAAAAAGAATGCTTCAAGTAGATGTATCTTCAACTTTAATCGGAGCTGTTTTAGGAACGAGTACAGTAACATCGTTTGCTGAATCAGCAGCTGGAATAGCAGCTGGAGCTAGAACAGGATTAGCTTCATTAGTTACAAGTGGACTATTTTTATTAGCGTTACTTTTCACTCCTTTAGTAGGAGTAGTTCCAGGGTACGCATCAGCACCAGCATTAGTACTAGTTGGAGTATTTATGTTTAAATCTATAGGAAATATAGATTTTACAGATATGAAGTTAGCTGTTCCAGCATTTATAACTATAGTTATGATGCCGTTAACTTACAGTATTAGTATTGGATTAAGCTTTGGATTTGTTGCTTATATAATAACTCACGTAGCTGCGGGAGAGATAAAGAAAATAAATTTAACACTTTGGGTAATCGGTGCATTATCAGTTTTAAATTTGGTTGTATCTTAATCAATAACTTTGAAAGAGAGAATTTATTTCTCTCTTTTTTTTTAAGAAATTTTTCAAAGGAATTGAGAAAATTCCGAGGAAAATGTATAATGTAAATTGACAAAACTAATTTGGAGGAAGATATGGACACGTTATCACTAGTATTAATATCTATAGGATTGGCTATGGACGCATTTGCAGTTTCATTGACAGAGGGATTGGCAATGAAGAGATTAAAAAAAAGGAACATATTTAGAATTGCACTTGTTTTTGGAGGATTTCAGGCTTTGATGCCGTATATTGGATGGAGAATAGGTGGAGTTTTTGCAGAAAAAATATCGCAGTATGATTATATTGTAACAACAATACTATTATTATTTGTTGGTGGGAAAATGATTTATGATGGATGGCAGGAGCAAGAGTGCGAAGAGAAAGGTAAATGCGATATGGTGTCGAATTTACTTTTATTAGGGTTTGCTACAAGTATTGATGCTTTGGCTATTGGATTTTCATTCTCATTGGTTCCAAATTTAGATATATATTATTCGATAGAAATAATTGGAATAATAACTTTCTTTATAGCTTCAATTGGAGTTTTCTTAGGACATAAGATGGGGCATCTAATAAGTTATAAAACAGAATATCTAGGTGGAGGAATTTTAGTTTTAATGGGGTTGAAAGCTTTCGTAAGTCACTTTATCTAAAGAGGAGAGATCTATGGAACGATTGTTTTTAGTAAATTTTATGTTTTTATTAGCAATTTTACCAATTATATATTTAAGACGTAGTTATTTTAGAAGAAATATTTTTTTAGGAAGATTTTTGGGTAACTATATTTTTATAACTCACTATATATTTTTTCTATTGATTATACTAGGAGTTGTAAATCATTTTTACAACTTAACTAAATTTGATATGTTAACTGTAGCTTTTATAGTTTTACCGATATTTTTTGTTTTTTCTTATTACAACTTTTCAGTTGCTAGAGTAATAAAAATGGAGATTCATTTAAAAAATCATAATATAGGTAAAAAGTTGAGAATAGCTTTTATATCTGATGTTCATCTATCTGCATTAACTAATAAAAAAAATATAGAGCGTTCGTTAGAGCGAATGTTTGAAGAGGAACCAGATATTCTTTTGATAGGTGGAGATTTAATAGATTATAGTTGTAGAGATATAAAATCGAATTTTTCAAATAGTTTTAGAAGGGTAACGCCTAAATATGGTATTTATGCTATTGTTGGAAATCATGAATATCAAGGCGGAGTTGAATCTAATATAAAATATATTGAAAACTTGGGGATAAAAATTTTAAGAGATGAAGTTTTAACAGTTGATGGAGTAAATATAATTGGAAGAGATGATGTTACAAATAAAAGAAGAAAAAAAATTGCGTATTTAACAAAAAAAATAAATACTGATTTACCAACAATCCTTCTAGATCACAATCCGAATTCAATAGAGGAAGCAATTTTAAATAAAATTGATTTAGAGCTTTGTGGACACACACATAGAGGACAGTTTTTTCCATATAATTTAATTGTAAAAAAAATGTATAAGAATTATCATGGATATAAAAAATTTGAGGAAACTCATACACTTGTGAGTGCTGGATTTAGCTCATGGCTTATACCGTATAGAGTTAACAGTACGAGTGAGATAAATATTATAGATTTATATTATTAAATTAAAAGCCTAGCAAAAATACTTTTTGCTAGGCTTTTGTTTTAGATGAAAAATATAAATAGACTTCCTAAAAGAATTAGAATTGCAAAATTTAAAATTGAAAAAATCTTAAAATATTCTTTTTTATCTTCAGGATATTCATCAAGATATAGTTTATACGATATTAAACTAGCTAACGATGCGATTAAAGTTCCAAGACCACCAATATTAACTCCTATAAGAAGAGGTTTCCATTCTGCTGTGAAACCAGAAATAAGAATTGCAGCAGGAACATTACTGATAATTTGACTCATAAAGATTCCAGTTAAATATATTCCTAAATCAGTTGCCAGTAAATTTGTCATTATCTCTTTTATAAAAGTTATATTAGAAAGATTACCAACAAATATAAAGAAGCTGACAAAAGTAGCCAAAAGAATCCAATCTAATTCTTTTAAAATATTTTCTTTTCTTAAAATAAGATAAGTTAGATTTAAAAGAGTTATATAGGTTATTGGAAATTTAAAAAATATATTCATCAAAACTAAAATAAAAATAGTTGATGAAAATAAAACATTTAAATTTTTATTCAAAATAGGTATGTCTAACTCAAAATATAGCTGATCCTTTGGTGTAAAAAAATTAATAACTAAAAGAATAATTAAACCTAAAGATGATATTCCAATTGTAATTTTAAAAAACTCTATAGCTGAAGGTGCAAATTTAGAAAATATAAAAATATTTTGAGGGCTTCCCATAGGGGTTAAAGCACTTCCTAAATTAGCAGCAATAGTTTCTAAAATAACAATTTTTAAAGTTGAAAAATTTGATTTTTTTCCAATTATTATAGTTAGAGGTACAAAAGTTATAAGTGCCACATCATTAGTTAAAAACATACTAAAGAAAAAAACTAAAAATATTAGAGCAGCACATATAACTCTTTGATTATTATACTTTTTTAAAAAACTGATAGCTATAAAATCCAAAATACTCTCTTTTTTGTAGAGTTCAACAACAACCATCAGATTAAAAAGTATCATCAATACATGAGTATCAATATATGAAAATTTTGGTAATGAAATAAAACTGCTCAAGGCAGCAAAAAGGGTCGCTATAAGAAATAGCGACTCAGATTTTAATCTATTAAATAACTCTTTCAAAATTTATCCTCTCCAGTATACTATTCAAAATGACAGAGAATAAGTTCATATATTATGTTTGCCATCAATCGAGATGTTCTATCATCATAGTCGAATGTAGGATTGATTTCAGCAACATCAATTGTTAAATTTTTAGAATATCTAGCAATTGTTTTAAGTAGTGGTAAGGCATTTCTAGGATTTACACCAAAAGTTTGAGGTGCACTAACTCCTGGTGCAGATGTAATATGAAATACATCAGTACATAAAGTTAGAT of the Cetobacterium sp. ZOR0034 genome contains:
- a CDS encoding helix-turn-helix domain-containing protein, which gives rise to MLNYKDKNYFCQLDLGLEFIRGKWKGLIICHLKNEPVRFLELQRRTKGITQKILNEQLKALEEEGIVERIVYPEVPPRVEYKLTQKGLALLPALEMIEKWAENYLDSCDIGD
- a CDS encoding amidohydrolase, which gives rise to MKQILIKNAYIVSMNAKREIFNNGSILIENDRIKEIGKIDEKKLLADVEVLDAKGKIVLPGFVNTHVHLSQQLGRGIADDVDLLTWLRERVWPYESSFDYESSLISSTACCVEMIKSGVTTFLESGGQYVDAMVEAVKTTGIRAALSKSVMDEGVGLPENWIKTADEEIATQKDLYDRFNNTADGRVKIWFALRTIFNNSDELILKTKKIADELNTGIHMHIAEIAAENDYVKANRGDSTVEHLHKLGALGPNLLAVHTVWLTDREIDLFRLYDVKVSHNPAAAMKVVLGFARIPEMLEKGLNVSIGTDGAPSNNRMDMMREMYLTSLIHKGRTLNPKAVPAEQVLEMATVHGAKCALLDKEIGSLEVGKKADLIVLNPNTLHSLPLHDPIANIVYTMSSENVESTMCNGQWLMKNREILVLDEADLIEKLKIKAEEIKKKAKIELPNRFPVVDII
- a CDS encoding NCS2 family permease, which produces MSTLTDKLNRFFKIEERGSSVRTEVLGGLTTFLTMAYIVFVNPAILSATGMDKGALITVTCLATAIGTGIAALWANAPFALAPGMGLNAFFTYTLVLGQGVSWEDALGVVFISGLFFLLMTLGGIREKIANAIPSVVSTAATSGIGLFIAFIGLKNMEVIVANPATFVGLGKFSLPTVLGILGLAIMAVCEIKRVRGGILISIAITTIIGMFLGIVDAPTAIVSMPPAITPIFMKVNILGALKISLIGSIFSFMFIDLFDSLGFMMACYKNMGLVQGDEGAKGLKRMLQVDVSSTLIGAVLGTSTVTSFAESAAGIAAGARTGLASLVTSGLFLLALLFTPLVGVVPGYASAPALVLVGVFMFKSIGNIDFTDMKLAVPAFITIVMMPLTYSISIGLSFGFVAYIITHVAAGEIKKINLTLWVIGALSVLNLVVS
- a CDS encoding manganese efflux pump MntP family protein; protein product: MDTLSLVLISIGLAMDAFAVSLTEGLAMKRLKKRNIFRIALVFGGFQALMPYIGWRIGGVFAEKISQYDYIVTTILLLFVGGKMIYDGWQEQECEEKGKCDMVSNLLLLGFATSIDALAIGFSFSLVPNLDIYYSIEIIGIITFFIASIGVFLGHKMGHLISYKTEYLGGGILVLMGLKAFVSHFI
- a CDS encoding metallophosphoesterase — encoded protein: MERLFLVNFMFLLAILPIIYLRRSYFRRNIFLGRFLGNYIFITHYIFFLLIILGVVNHFYNLTKFDMLTVAFIVLPIFFVFSYYNFSVARVIKMEIHLKNHNIGKKLRIAFISDVHLSALTNKKNIERSLERMFEEEPDILLIGGDLIDYSCRDIKSNFSNSFRRVTPKYGIYAIVGNHEYQGGVESNIKYIENLGIKILRDEVLTVDGVNIIGRDDVTNKRRKKIAYLTKKINTDLPTILLDHNPNSIEEAILNKIDLELCGHTHRGQFFPYNLIVKKMYKNYHGYKKFEETHTLVSAGFSSWLIPYRVNSTSEINIIDLYY
- a CDS encoding SLC13 family permease, whose protein sequence is MKELFNRLKSESLFLIATLFAALSSFISLPKFSYIDTHVLMILFNLMVVVELYKKESILDFIAISFLKKYNNQRVICAALIFLVFFFSMFLTNDVALITFVPLTIIIGKKSNFSTLKIVILETIAANLGSALTPMGSPQNIFIFSKFAPSAIEFFKITIGISSLGLIILLVINFFTPKDQLYFELDIPILNKNLNVLFSSTIFILVLMNIFFKFPITYITLLNLTYLILRKENILKELDWILLATFVSFFIFVGNLSNITFIKEIMTNLLATDLGIYLTGIFMSQIISNVPAAILISGFTAEWKPLLIGVNIGGLGTLIASLASLISYKLYLDEYPEDKKEYFKIFSILNFAILILLGSLFIFFI